AAATGCGTACTCTCGCCGCAGGGGCAGGAATCGTCGTAGCCGTGACCGGCTCCCTCTTCGCGATTTCCTCGCCCGCCTCGGCGGACTACGCGTGCCCGGCGCGGCAGGTGTGTTTCTTCCAGGACAAGGACGGCCACGGTAGCCCGGGCACGCTGGCGGGTCTGGTCCAGGGTGGCGGTGGCGTCGCCAACTTCTCTGATCACAAGTTCCACAACGGTGTGAACCTCAATGACCAGGCGTCCTCCGTCTTCAACAACACCAATCAGTACCTGGGGGTCTTCGAACACAACAACTACGGTGGGCGGTGGCAGCGGGTCAAGCCGTACGGGTGGGCCAATTTCGGGGGCGATGTCAAGAATGACAGCGCCTCGTCCGCCCGGTTCGTCGACGAGGGATGCACGCCGGGGCCGGAGTGGTGCCTTTAGGCGCCCAGGTCTTATCGTCGCGACCCAGCGGTAGAGCGAGGGCCGGAATTCCCGGCCCTCGCTCTGCAGTTCTACGGTCAGCGGATCTGCATACCGGAGATCGCCCGGGAGATGACCAGTCGCTGGATTTCGGACGTACCCTCGAAAATGGTGTAGATCTTGGCGTCGCGGTACCAGCGTTCGACGGGGTGGTCGCGGAGGAAGCCGGCCCCGCCGAGCAGCTGCACCGCCTTCTCGGTGACCGACACCGCCACTTCGCCGGCCTTGAGCTTGGACATCGAGCCCTCGCCCCCGGTGAACGGGCGGTTGTTGCGGCCCATCCAGGAGGCACGCCAGACCAGCAGCCGGGCCGCGTCGATCTCCATCCGCATGTCGGCGAGCGCGAACGCGACGGCCTGGTTCTCGATGATCGGCCGACCGAACTGGACCCGGTCCCTGGCGTAGTCCAGGGCGTACTCGTAGGCGGCCCGGGCCACGCCGAGCGCCTGCGCGCCGACAGTGGGTCGGGACAGCTCGAAGGTGCGCATCGCGGCCTGCCCGCTGGCCCGTTGACCGGAGCGGGCGCGGTCCAGGCGTTCCCGCAGGGCGTCGCGTCCGCCGAGCAGGCAGCGGCCGGGCACACGTACGTCCTCGAGGAACACGTCGGCGGTGTGTGACGCGCGCAGGCCGAGTTTGCGCAGCTTGCGGGTCGCGGCCAGGCCGGGGGTGCCGGGCGGTACGACGAACGCCGCCTGCCCCCGGGAGCCGAGCGTGGGGTCGATCGAGGCGGTGACCACGTGCACTCCGGCGATGCCGCCGTTTGTGGCGTACGCCTTCTGGCCGGTGAGCACCCACTCGTCGGTGGCCTCGTCGTAGACGGCCCGGGTGCGCATCGCGCCGACGTCGGAGCCGGCCTCGGGTTCGCTTGTGCAGAACGCGGCGACGGCCGGGGAGTCGACGTCACCGAAGCACTGTGGCACCCACTCGACCATCTGGTCGGGGGTGCCGGCGCCGTAGATGGCGGCGACGGCGAGCGAGGTGCCGAAGATACTCAGGCCGATGCCGGCGTCACCCCAGAAGAGTTCCTCGCTGGCGATCGGCAGGGAGAGCCCGGTCGGGTCTGCCCAGCAGGTGGCGAGGAACTCGAAGCCGTAGAGGCCGACCTTGGCTGCCTCCTGGATCACCGGCCACGGGGTGTCCTCGCGTTCGTCCCACTCGGCGGCGGCCGGGCGCACGACCTCGGCGGCGAAGCCGTGCACCCAGTCGCGTAGATCCCGCTGTTCCTCGTTCAGGTCGAGCGAGAACTCAGCCATGTCAGGCCTTGGGGATGTCGAACAGGTTCGCGATGTTGGCGGCGAGGCCGAGGTCGCCCTTGGCCTTGAGCTTGCCGGTCATGAACATCATCACCGGGTTGGCGCCACCGGAGACGATCTTCAGGAACTCCACCGGGCCCATGGTCAGGCTCAACTTCGGGTCGTGCTGCGGGGTCTCGTTCACTTCGCACTTGCCGTCGGCGATGACCACCTCGTAGGTGTCGCTGCCGCCGTCCGGACGACCTGTGATGATCCAGTGGATGACCGCGTTGGTCGAGCCGGCCCGGTCCGCGCGGAACAGCGACGGCATCCGGCCGAACACCTCACCGAGGACCTTGCCGCGCAGGTCGCCGGCCATCACCTGGGCGATCTTGTCGTCCGGGGTGGACTTGACCAGCTGGGCGAACTCCTTGGGGCCGACGTTGGCGAAGGTGGCCGGGTCGAAGTCAGTCATGAGGTGCGCCTTCCGGAAGATTTGGCTACTCGCGCGTAACCCTACGCACGAGTAGGTATGCTCGCAAGGTGTCCAGTGTCCCTGCCTTCAAGCGTCTGCCACGCGCCGTCCGCGAGCAGCAGATGCTCGACGCGGCCGTGAAGGTCTTCTCCCGGCGCGGCTTTCACGCCGCCAGCATGGACGAGATCGCGGAGGACGCCGGCATCTCCAAGCCCATGGTGTACGCGTACCTCGGCACCAAGGAGGAACTCTTCGTCGCCTGCCTGCACCGGGAGGGCACCCGGATGATGCAGGCCATCGCCGGTGCCGCCGCCCCCGACCTGCCGGCCGACGAACGGCTCTGGCGTGGCCTGCGGGCGTTCTTCGGCTTCGTCGGCGCGCACCGCGACGGTTGGGCGGTGCTCTACCGACAGGCCCGGGGCGAGCAGCCGTTCGCCGGCGAGCTGGCCACCATGCGGGCCCGGCTTGTCGAGGTGGTCGCCGGAATGCTCGACCACGCGCTACGCGCCGAGGGTCGCGAGATCGCCGCCATCGACCTGGAGGTCGTCGCGTACGCCCTGGTCGGCGCAACCGAGTCGCTCGCCGACTGGCTCGCGGACCACCCGGAGGCCGACCCGGAGAAGACTGCCACCCGGATGATGAACGTGGCCTGGCTCGGTGCCGCCCAACTCCTGCACGGCGTCACCTGGCGTCCGCCGACCGACTGACGGCCTCGGCGGAGACAGCGTCGCTGACCGGCTCGCCGGACCGGCGGCGGTTCCGGAGCCAACGAACCACCTCGACGACCGCCGTCACCGTCAGGGCGAGGCCCAGACCGAGCAGGAGACCACGCAGCGGATCCTGCTCGAAGGCCAGCCCCCCGACGTAGCCGACAAGCGCCGAGTAGAGCCCCCACGAGCTGGCGGCCAGCGCGTCGAAGGCCAGGAACCGTCGCCTCGGATAGCGCACCGCACCCATGGTGAGGGTGACAGCGGTCCGGCCGCCCGGAATGTAGCGGGCCACGGTGAGGATCAGACCGCCCCGGGTGGCGATCCCCCGACGGGCCCGGTCGACGGCGGCTCGGCGTCGACCGTCGGGCGGCAGCCGGTCGAGCAGCCGCGTGCCACCGCCCCGCCCGATGGCGTACGAGATGTGGTCGCCGACCAGCGCCCCGGCGGCGGCCACCACGATCACTGCCGGCAGGTACGGCGCTCCGGAGGCCGCGAACACCCCCGCGGTGATCACCGCCGTCTCGCTCGGCACCACCGGGAAGAAGCCGTCGAGCACCGCGATGGCGAAGATCGCCAGGTACACCCAGGGCGAGGACATCGTGTCGTGCAGCAGGTCGAGCAGATCCATGGTCCCGATGCTTGTGTGGGCGGCGGCAACCGACATCGGCCAGTGGTCAGGCAGGCACCACTACTTAGGTAGCGGCCGGCCCGGACGGTGGGTAGGGGTCTTCCCCCAGCCCACCCCTGTTCGACGGCGCGGGACGGGCCAACCCGACCGGGAAGCCCTACGCTCACCGCGTGGCCTCCAGCGCCGTCGCCCGTGGGCGGGTCGTCCATCGGTACGCCCCGCCGCTGCTCGCCGTCCTGGTCGCCGCGGCCGTGTGGGCAAGCGCGACAGGTGACATCGGGGTCCGTTCGCCGCTGCCGGGCGCGGTCGTGCTGCTTGTCGCACTGGGCTCGGCGTGGGCCGCGGGCACGATCCGGACCCGTCGCTGGCCGTTGTTCCTGGCCGCGGCGGTCGGCTGGCTGGTGCTCGCCGCGGCGGCCGCCGGGGTGCTGGCGTCGTACCAGGCCGGTCTGCGGTTGCGTGGTCGCCAACTCGTCGGCTACCTCGCCGGCGCGGCGGTGGTGCTGACCGGCGGGGTGCTGGTCGGGCTTGCGGTGGGTGGTGTACGCCGGATCACCACCGCCAGCACCGGCAACGTGCTGCTGCTCGCCGCCTGTCTGGTGGGGCTGCCGTTGGTCTTCGGCCTCTGGGTGCGGGCCCGTCAGGACACGCTCGCCGCGCTGCGGGACCGCGCCGAGCGGCTGGAACGCGAGCAGGAGGCCCGCGCCGACCGGGTTCGCGCCGAGGAGCGGACCCGGATCGCCCGGGAGATGCACGACGTGGTGGCGCACCGGGTGTCGCTGATGGTGGTGCATGCCGGGGCGCTGGAGGTGACCGCCGTGGACCCGGCGACCGTCGAGGCCGCCGCGCTGATCCGGACGACCGGCCGGCAGGCGCTCACCGACCTGCGCGAGGTGCTGGGTGTGCTGCGGCAGGCCGGCCCGGCCGTGACGCCGGAGCGAGGGCTCGACACGTTGGACGAGTTGATCGGGGAGTCCCGTGCCGCCGGGCTGCGGGTGACCCGGCAGGACGAGGGCGTACCGACGGCGCTACCGGCGACGCTGGGGCGTACCGCGTACCGGGTGGTCCGTGAGGCGCTGACGAACGTGCGCAAGCACGCGGCCGACGCCGAGACGACAGTCTGCCTGCGCTACCTGCCCGACGGGCTGGAGGTGGTGGTCCGCAACGGCCCGTCCGGGGGCGGGTCGGCGCTGCCCGGCGCCGGGCAGGGGCTGCTGGGGCTACGGGAACGGGTCGAGCTGCTCGGCGGCCGGTTGGAGGCAACTCCCGTGAACGGCGGCTTCCTGGTCCGGGCCCTGATCCCGCTTGCGGGTGCGGCGTGATCCGGGTGGTGGTTGTCGACGACGAGCAACTGGTCCGGGCCGGGCTGCGGTTGATCCTGGAGGCGGCGGAGGACATCACCGTCGTCGGTGAGGCAGGGGACGGCGTCGGCGCGCTGGAGCAGGCCCAGCGTCTGCGCCCCGACGTGGTGCTGCTCGACGTGCGGATGCCTGGCGTCGACGGGCTGACAGTCGCGCCCGAGGTGGTCGCCGCCGGCCCGAAGGTGATCATGTTGACCACCTTCGACCTCGACGAGTACGTGCATCGGGCGCTGCGGGCAGGCGCGGTCGGGTTCCTGCTCAAGGACACCCCGCCCCGCGAGTTGGCCGCCGCCGTCCGTACGGTCGCCGCCGGGAACGCCATGCTCGCCCCGACTGTGACCCGGCGCCTGATCAGCTCGTTCGCCGAGCGTGGTCCGGCCCGCCGGGACGCGGCCCGTGAGCGGTTGGTGTCGCTTACCGAGCGGGAGCTGGTGATCGTCCGGGAGGTGGCGCGCGGGCTCGGCAACGCGGAGATCGGCCGGCGGTTGACGATGAGCGAGGCCACCGTGAAGGCACACGTCAGCCGGGCGCTGGCGAAACTCCACGCGGGCAACCGGGTGCAGTTGGCCATCCTGGTGCACGACGCCGACCTGCTGTGACGGCTGTCAGGTCGATCCGCCCGGTCGGTCGCGGGCGGCGGCGCGGCGGTGCGCCAGGCGGCGCAACCAGCGGACGCCCTCGATGCCCAGCGTGACGAGCACCGAGAGGCCGAGCCCGGCGAGGACGCCCTTGACGGGGTGGCGCTCGAAGGCCAGCCCACCGAAGTAGCCGAGCAGTCCGCAGTACAGGGCCCAGGTGACCGCCGCGATCGCGTCGTAGAACAGGAACGGCCGGCGGGGATACCGCACCGCGCCCATGGTGAGGGTGACCGCGGTCCGGCCACCCGGCAGATAGCGGGAGGTGGTCAGGATCAGCCCGCCACGCTGGTCCAGGGCACGGCGGGCCCACTCGGAGCTGGCCCGCCGTCGGCTGCCGTCGGGAAATCCGGCGAGCCGGTTCGCGCCGCCACCGCGCCCGATGGCGTACGAGACGTGGTCGCCGGCGCAGGCGCCCACCGCGGCGGCGACGATCACCGCTGGCAGATTGGGGTTTCCGCTTGTGGCGAGCACGGCGGCGGTGATGACTGCCGCCTCGCCGGGTACGGCCGGGAAGAACGCGTCGACCGCCGTGAGCCCGAAGATCAGCAGGTACACCCATGGTGAGGTGACCAGCTGTCGGAGCAGGTCGAGCGCGGAGTCCATGCCCCCATGCTCGCCGGGCGCGAGCCGCCCGGTGGCCGAGTCGGCGGATCACCCCCTCCGGTCCCGCGCGTCAGGCCGAGCGTGCCAGCTCGGGTGCGGCGAGCAGCGGACCGTGGGTCCTCTTGTCGTCGGCGGTGGGACCGCGCGAGGTCAGCACCACCGGGGCGTCCAGCTCCGTGCCGACCGCCTCGGCCCAGTCGCGCGGCGGATCGTCGTAGAGCGGGCGGGAGCGCAGCAGGCGCGCGGTGAGCGCGGTCTGTCGGTCCAGGTCGCCGGGTGGGCCGGGGTCGAGCCGGTCGGTGGTGTCGTAGCGGCGGCAGATCCGCAGGTCGGGGCCTGCGAGGTCGAGGTGGGTAAGCGCCAGGCCGTCGACCCCGCCGGCAGCGGCGAGGGCGTACCGGTGGGCGACCGCGTCGAAGTGGCCGAACCGGAACCGGCCCTGCCAGGGGTTCGTGGGGTTGTGGCTGTCAACGAGCGGCAGGGCCGGATCCTCGGTCACCAGCGGGCCGGCGCCGTGTCGGGTGGTGACGATCCGCAGCACCCCGATCCGGGTCGCGCCGCCGGGCTGGCCCGCCTCGGCGAGCAGGCTCTCGACGTTGGCGAACGTGGTGGTGCTCCACGTGGTGTACGGGTGGAAGCCGTGCCACTCGTCGAGCAGCACCCCCTGCGCGCCCTCGAACACGCAGGTGCCGGAGCGCAGCGCCCCGGCGAGCCAGCTCGCGTCGACGATCGCGACCCGCCCGGCGAACCCGGTGAACGCGGGCAGGCAGTCCTCGACCGGTGGCGCGTCCAGCGGGCCCAGCTCGGCGGTCAACCGGTCCCGCAGGACTGTCAGCCGACGGCGCAGCAGTGCCGGGCTGCGGCAGTCGGCGACCCGGGGCGCGTCGTCGGGGTGGGCGAGACCGTACGCCACGGCCTCGCCCACCCCCAGCCCGCAGGAGCCGTGCCGGTCGGCTCCCCGGGCGATCTCCCGGGCCCGGTTGGCGGCCCGGTGGTACGGGGTGGCGAGCAGCGCGTCCCCGTCGACCGTCAGCCGGTCGAGCGCGTCGGGCACCCCGACCGTGGCGAGATGGTCGGCCTCGGCGGCCAGCGCCAACGGGTCCACCACCACGTGCCGGGACAGGTGCGTACCGACACCGGGATGGAACGTTCCCGCGCCGAACTGCGCGAACGTGTGGTGCCGCCCGTCGCGCAGCACGACGTTGTGCGCCGCCTGCGCGCCCCCGTTGAAGCGGATCACCGTGTGCACCCGGCGGGTGGCGCAGAGCCAGTCCACGATCGTGCCCTTGCCGGCGTCGCCGTAGCCGAGGTCGACCACCGCCACATGCCTCACAGCCTCCTCACCCCGCCTGTGGTGTCGCGGAACGCCGGCAGCGTCGACACCTCGGCCCGCCGCCCTCGGCCGAGGCGGGCCAGGGCCTTCGACACGGTGCCGGTGGCGGCAGAACCGGCGTGGTCCAGGTGGCGCAGGCCCTCGTCCAGGTCGATGGCCTGCTCGCCGAGGCCGATGGTGAGCGCGATGGTCTCGCAGACGGCGTCCAGGTCGTCGAGCACGACGGCGTTCTGCCCGAGCAGGTCGCGCCAGAAGTCGAGCACCGTGGCGTTGCCGGCGTAGTGGCTGCCGGCGGGGAGCAGATAGTAGGTGTCCCAGCGGCGGGTCACCTCGTCGACGACCTGCCGCAGCGGCACGTCCTCGCCCAGGTCGTCGCCGATCAGGCCGGCCACCTCACGGGCCTTCACCTGCGGGTACGCCAGCTCGTCGCCGATGATGAACAGATAGCCACGCCGGCCGCGCTTGTCCCAGTTGTCGGTGACTGTGTGCCGGGCCATGAAGTACAGGGCCAGTTCGTACGACTCGCTCATCTGCCCGCCGCCACCGCCCTCAAGCACGATGCGGCCCAGGTCGTCGTCCATCCGGTTGTCCGACTCGAACTGGCCGACCTGCAACGGCACGCGGTCACAGGTGGCGTCGCCGATCGCGCCGAACATGATCTGTGGGTCGCTGGCGTACCCCTGCCGCTGCAGCAGCCCGAGAAGCTGCGGCAGCTTGGTCTGCAGGGCGCGTGGCACCCTGCGCATCGAGCCGGTCACGTCGAAGAGCACCGCGATTGGCGTCGACTGCGGGTGCTCGTCGGAGTCGCGGCTCTCCCGGCTCGCGTCGCGGGGGTCGAGCGCGGGGTGCACGGTGCGCGCCCCGCTGTCGCTGTAGGAGAACGCGCTGCGGCCGGTGGAGCGCCGGTAGCGGTCGGCGGCGTCGTACACGTCGGTGGACCAGATTCCACTGCCCATGACAGCAGCTCCTTAGGGGGTGAGGGTGAAGGGTCGGAAGGTGCGTGGCCCGTAGAGCCGGTCCAGCACCTGGTCGAGTTCGCGCAGCAGACGCCAGGCGTCGTCGGGCCGGCCGTCCAGGGACCGCTGCCGGCAACCCTGCGCGAAGGTGTGCAGCTCGCGGGGCGCGCGCGGCCCCATCAGCCAGCTCATGCAGCGGCTGGCCATCGCGATGTCGGTCCCCGGGCCGCAGGGCCGCCTGCGGAGGATCTCGTCCGGGTACCACTCCTCCTGGCCGGGCACCAGCGCCGGGATCGTGCTGCCCACGGCCGCGGAGAAGCACCAGTCGACGAGCACGACGCCGTGGGCGTCCGGCTCGATCAGCACGTGTCGCGGCAGGACCGCGCCGTGCACCAGGCCCGCACGGTGGGCCAGGCCGAGCACCACAAGCAGCCGCCGCCACATCCAGGCCACGTCCCGGGCGTCCAACCCGTCGGGGTACGCGCGCCGCACCTCGTCCAGGTCGTGCAGGCCGGGTGCGGTGGCGAGCACTGTGATCCGCCGTTCGGCGCCGGAGGTGGCATCGCGGTGCGGGAACTCGTCGACGAGTCGGGGCACGTACGGCAGGTAGCGCGGGTCGCCGCGCTCGGCGATGGTGCGCAGCGCGTGTGCCTCGCGGGCCATCAGGTCGTTGTCGGTGGGCCGTCGGGGGAGCTTGAGCAGCCGGTCGTCGCCGACGTCGTAGAGGTCGGCCAGGTCACCCGAGTGGGCAGGCGTGCCGAGGCGGTAGTCGCCGAGGACGGTGACCCGCCGGGCCTGCCACCGGGTGGTGACGTGGACGAAGGCGTCGAGGGCTTCGGCGCGTACCGCAGGGTCGGCCGGCAGGCGGTCGGGGTGCAGGGCCGCGACCAGCTCGCGGTAGCGGCGGGCCGGCTGGTCCGCGCCGAACAGTTCGGCGTCGGTGCCTGCCGCCGCGACCAGGTCGATGGCCTCGGTCGCCCTCATCGCACCGTCTCCTCGCGGGCGGGGCGCAGTAGCGCCGGGTGCAGCAGGCGGGCGTCGCCGGCCCGGTAGAGGCGGGCGCGCGGGCCGCCGCGGGCGCCACCGCGCTCGGTGCTGGCGCCGGTGCTCTCCACGAAGCCCGGGACGGAGAGCACCTTGCGGTGGAAGTTGCCGGCGTGCAGCGGGTGCCCCCACACCGTCTCGTAGACGGCGCGCAGCTCGCTGATGGTGAACTCGGCGGCGAGGAAGCGGGTGGCGAGCGGCGTGTACTCCAGCTTGGACCGGGCCCGCTCCAACGCGTCGTCGATGATCCGGCCGTGGTCGAAGGCGAGCTGCCGGCTGCTCAACGCGGTCATCGGCAGCCAGATCGCCTCGTCGGCGTCGGTGCCGGCCGCCGGATCGGGCAGGTCGGGGGCGAACGCGAGGTGGGCGATCGAGACGACACGCATCCGCGGGTCACGGTCGGGAGCGCCGTAGCTGCCCAACTGCTCCAGGTGTACGCGGCGCAGCGCCTCGCCGCCGAGCCCGGTCTCCTCGGCCAGCTCCCGTCGGGCGCCGGCGGTCAGGTCCTCGTCGGGGCGAACGAACCCGCCGGGCAGCGCCCAGTGCCCCGCGAAGGGCGCCTCGCCGCGCCGGATCAGCAGCAGGTGCAGCGCGCCGTCGCGGATGGTCAGGGCCACCACGTCGACTGTCACGGCGACCGACGGGTAGTCCCGCGGGTCGTACGCGGCCAGGAACTCCTGCTCGTTCATCGCGTCTCTCTCACTCTGAGAACATCTCGATGTGAGAACAACTTAGCGCATGCGAGCGCCCCTGCCAAGGGGGGCGCTCGTCAGCGCACGAGACCCGCCAGGTGGGGTCGGCCGCGCGAGTCGTGCAGGGCGAACCCGCCGTCCGGCAGGAGGGCGAAGTTCACAGTGCTCGGCAGCGGTACGGGCAGCTTGAACGCCACCTCGACGGTGCAGGCGTCCGGCAGCCGGGTCTCCAGCGCCGCGAGGCAGCGCGCCTTGCTCCACATGCCGTGCGCGATCGGCCGGCGGAAGCCGAACAGCCGCGCCCCGAGCCGGGAGGTGTGGATCGGGTTGTGGTCCCCGGAGACCCGCGCGTACTCCGTGCCGACGCGCGGCTCCACCCGCAAGCGGGCCGTGGCGGCCGGCGGCGCGGGACGTTCGCCCCGGTCGCGCTCGCCGGACTTGCGCTCCCGACCGAGGTACGTCGAGACGCCGCGCCACACCTCCTCCCCGTCGACCGAGCCGACAAGCACCACGTCCACCTGCCGCCCCCGGTCGTGTGGGCGCAGCTTCTCCGCGTACGTCGTGAAGTCGAGGGTCTCGTCGGCGGTGATCGGTCGGCGTGTGGTGATGCGGTTACCGACGTGCACCAGGCCGATCAGCGGGAGGGGAAAGCCCGGCGCGGTCATCAGTCGCAGGGCCAGCGGAAAGCCCAGGACGTGCGGGAACGTCGCGGGCAGCCGGTCGGTGAGCCGGAACCCGCAGACCCGGTCGTAGTCGGCCAGGTGCGCCCGGTCGGTCCGCACCCCGGCCACGGCGAACTCGACCGCCGGGAGGTCGCTCCCACGCCGCCCACCGCCGAGGCCGGGCAGCGCGCCGAGCGCGGCTCGCCGGTACAGCGCGCCGGGCGCGGGCATCCGGGGCAGTTCGACGCGCGTCCGGCCACCCGCGCCGGCCGGACCGTCACCGCCGAGGTCACTCGTCACCTCGGCCGCCGAAGCGGTCAGGTCGTGGGTCTGCTCGACGCTCAGGTCGGCACCGGCGGCTTGCGGCCGGCGGATCGCGTCAAGCGTCTCCCGCGACAGGATTTCGGTCGGGCCCTCGATCAGGTCGTGAACCGAGAGGTCGTCGGGTTCCCTCGCGGGCTCTCTCCTTCTCGCCATCACGCCCCCAGCAGGCTCTGGCCGCAGACCCGGACCACGTTGCCGCTGACCGCGCCGCTGGCCGGCCAGGCCAGCCAGCCGATCGTCTCTGCCACGTCCTCCGGCAGACCGCCCTGCGCCAGGCTGTTCATCCGCCGGCCCGCCTCGCGGACCACAAGCGGGATGCGGGCGGTCATCCGGGTCTCGATGAAGCCGGGGGCGACCGCGTTGACGCTGATGTTCCGGGCGCGTAGGGCCGGGGCGAGCGAGTCGACCAGGCCGATGACGCCGGCCTTGCTTGTGGCGTAGTTGGTCTGCCCCCGGTTGCCGGCGATCCCGGCGATCGAGGAGACGCCGACGATCCGTCCGCCGGTCGGGATCAGCTCCCGCTCCAGCAGCACGTCGTTGATCCGCTCCTGACTGGACAGGTTGACGTCGATGACCTGGTCCCACCGGTCGGCGTCCATCCGGCCGAGCGTCTTGTCCCGGGTGATGCCGGCGTTGTGCACCACCACATCGACCCGCCCGTGTCGGCTGGCCAGGTGATCGGCGAGCCGGGTCGGCGCGTCCGGCGCGGTCAGGTCGAGTTGGACCGCCGTACCGCCGATGTCGTTCGCCACCGCGGCGAGGGCGTCGCCGGCCGCCGGGACGTCCAGGGCGACCACCTGTGCGCCGTCGCGGGCGAGGACCCGGGCGAGGGCCGCTCCGATGCCCCGGGCGGCCCCGGTGACCAGCACGACCTGCCCGTCCAGCGGGCGGTCCCAGTCGGCCGGGGCGCTCGCCGCGCCGACGCCGACCCTGATGACCTGCCCCGACACGTACGCGGACCGGCCGGAGAGCAGGAAGCGGACTGTCGATTCGAGGCTCGTGCGGGTGCCGGCGTCGTCGTCGCGACTTACCTGGACGAGTTGGGCGGTGGTGCCCCGACCGAACTCCTTGCCGATGCTGCGGACCAGCCCTTCCAGGGCGCGCTGCGCTGTCGCCTCGCGGGGTGTCGGGCACTCGCCGGGCGGGGTGCCGAGCACGATCACCCGACCGCTGGGCAGCAGCGCCCGGGCCTGCGGGTGGAAGAAGTCGTAGAGCTGACGCAGCTGGGTCGAGTCGGTGATGCCCGTGGCGTCGTACACCAGGGCGCCGAAGCGGTCCTGCGGCGCGGCCGTGCCGGTGTCGCGCAGCTCGACCCCGGCGGCGGTCAGGATCGTGGTGACCGGCTC
The DNA window shown above is from Micromonospora lupini and carries:
- a CDS encoding MaoC/PaaZ C-terminal domain-containing protein, which encodes MPAPGALYRRAALGALPGLGGGRRGSDLPAVEFAVAGVRTDRAHLADYDRVCGFRLTDRLPATFPHVLGFPLALRLMTAPGFPLPLIGLVHVGNRITTRRPITADETLDFTTYAEKLRPHDRGRQVDVVLVGSVDGEEVWRGVSTYLGRERKSGERDRGERPAPPAATARLRVEPRVGTEYARVSGDHNPIHTSRLGARLFGFRRPIAHGMWSKARCLAALETRLPDACTVEVAFKLPVPLPSTVNFALLPDGGFALHDSRGRPHLAGLVR
- a CDS encoding 3-oxoacyl-ACP reductase, whose amino-acid sequence is MTDRYASFVQSAAGRALVKRLGLPDPPRLRRHHPGDPLLTGPALLGAADGGRLAEPVTTILTAAGVELRDTGTAAPQDRFGALVYDATGITDSTQLRQLYDFFHPQARALLPSGRVIVLGTPPGECPTPREATAQRALEGLVRSIGKEFGRGTTAQLVQVSRDDDAGTRTSLESTVRFLLSGRSAYVSGQVIRVGVGAASAPADWDRPLDGQVVLVTGAARGIGAALARVLARDGAQVVALDVPAAGDALAAVANDIGGTAVQLDLTAPDAPTRLADHLASRHGRVDVVVHNAGITRDKTLGRMDADRWDQVIDVNLSSQERINDVLLERELIPTGGRIVGVSSIAGIAGNRGQTNYATSKAGVIGLVDSLAPALRARNISVNAVAPGFIETRMTARIPLVVREAGRRMNSLAQGGLPEDVAETIGWLAWPASGAVSGNVVRVCGQSLLGA